The Tubulanus polymorphus chromosome 6, tnTubPoly1.2, whole genome shotgun sequence genome includes a region encoding these proteins:
- the LOC141907191 gene encoding putative acyl-CoA dehydrogenase 6, protein MAPWAKCCKPTLVQNLGKRTLKAFSTSSKLSSDTGTKIGEQNVDSLFTEEHGQLKQSLNKIIEKDINPFVDSWEEKGQFPAHEVFKTLGSAGFLGVNRPQEYGGLGLDYSYSVAVAEELGNINCGAIPMAIGVQTDMATPALARFGSDELKKNYLAPSIAGDMVACLGVSEVGAGSDVASIKTSAVKKNGDYVINGGKMWTTNGFQADWMCLLANTSEGPAHKNKSLIVLPMNLKGITLAKKIDKLGMRSSDTAQVFFDNVHVPQSFVIGEEGQGFTYQMLQFQEERMFAAAVGLIPLQKTIQQTIAYTKQRMIFGQPILNNQTVHFRLAELETEVELLRALLYRTLGLYLKGHDVTKMASMCKLKIGRLSRELIDACLQFWGGMGFTNEVLISRLYRDFRLVSIGGGADEVMLSIICKYMGILPELKKPKKSS, encoded by the exons ATGGCACCGTGGGCAAAGTGCTGCAAACCAACACTGGTTCAAAATTTGGGTAAACGAACTTTAAAAGCTTTCTCTACCTCATCGAAATTATCATCGGATACCGGGACAAAAATTGGCGAACAAAATGTCGATTCGCTTTTTACGGAAGAACACGGACAGCTGAAGCAAAGTCTAAACAAA ATCATCGAAAAAGACATAAACCCCTTTGTCGATTCGTGGGAAGAAAAAGGACAATTTCCAGCTCATGAAGTTTTTAAAACTTTAGGATCTGCTGGATTCCTGGGAGTTAATCGTCCGCAAG AATATGGTGGACTTGGTTTAGATTATTCGTACAGCGTTGCTGTAGCTGAAGAACTTGGAAACATCAATTGTGGAGCGATTCCAATGGCAATAGGCGTACAAACTGATATGGCAACACCTGCCCTGGCAAG ATTTGGGAGTGATGAACTGAAAAAGAACTATTTAGCTCCCTCAATTGCCGGTGATATGGTTGCGTGTTTAGGCGTCAGTGAAGTTGGTGCTGGTTCTGATGTCGCAA GTATCAAAACTAGCGCGGTTAAGAAAAATGGAGATTATGTTATAAATGGAGGCAAAATGTGGACAACAAATGGATTCCAGGCAGATTGGATGTGTTTATTGGCAAACACCAGTGAAGGTCCGGCtcacaaaaataaatcactcATCGTTTTACCCATGAACTTGAAAG GTATAACTCTGGCGAAAAAGATCGATAAACTAGGAATGAGAAGTTCAGACACGGCGCAGGTATTTTTTGACAATGTTCACGTACCGCAGAGTTTTGTGATCGGTGAAGAAGGACAAGGTTTTACGTATCAAATGCTTCAATTTCAAGAAGAGAGAATGTTTGCTGCAGCTGTAG GTTTAATACCACTGCAGAAGACGATACAGCAAACCATTGCATATACGAAACAAAGGATGATATTTGGACAACCGATTCTAAACAATCAGACTGTACACTTTAGATTGGCCGAATTAGAAACGGAAGTGGAACTTCTTCGAGCTTTACTTTACCGAACATTGG GCTTGTACCTCAAAGGACATGATGTAACTAAGATGGCGTCGATGTGTAAACTGAAGATCGGTCGTCTATCTCGCGAGCTGATTGATGCTTGTTTACAGTTCTGGGGTGGAATGGGATTCACTAACGAGGTCTTAATAAGTAGATTATACAG GGATTTCCGTTTGGTGTCAATCGGAGGTGGAGCTGATGAGGTAATGCTGTCAATCATCTGTAAATATATGGGTATTCTACCAGAGTTGAAAAAACCCAAGAAATCTTCGTGA